A window of Thermoproteus sp. genomic DNA:
GCTCTAGACGTATATGAGGTTGAGCCTCTGCCCCACACCCACGAGCTGACAAGACTGCCCAACGTAGTGCTCACGCCCCACATCGGAAGCGCGGCCGTCGAGACGAGGATCAAAATGGCCGAAGTGGCCGCCGAAAACGTAGTGAGGTTCTTCAAGGGACAGAGGCCTCTCTACGTGGTGGAGTGAGCGTCTGGTCGGACCCCAAGTTCTTCGAGGTGAAGTTCAAATGCATCAAATGCGGCGTCTGCTGCGTGGGGACCCAAATGGAGCTCTTGCCGGAAGACATAGAGCGGATAGAGGCGTTGGGCTACAAACTCGAAGACTTCGCCGTGGTGGACGGCGAGATAATAAGGCTGAAGAACGTAGACGGCCACTGCGTCTTCTACGACCCCCAGACAGCTACATGTAGGATCTATAGTGAGAGGCCTATAGGGTGTAGGCTATATCCGCTAGTCTACGACGGGAGGGAAGTATATGTCGACAAGACGTGCCCCACGTGGAATACAGTATCGAGGAGGGAGATAGAAAGGCTTGGCCCCTACGTCGAGAAGTTTGTAGAGGACGTAAAGAAGACGAAGTTGGTGATAAGGCTACGCAAAGGCCTTTAAGTCCTCGCCTTTAAGTAGAGGCACGTCGAGGATTTCAGCCAGCTCTTTCACCTCGGAGTACGACATGGCCTCAGTGCTGGGG
This region includes:
- a CDS encoding YkgJ family cysteine cluster protein: MSVWSDPKFFEVKFKCIKCGVCCVGTQMELLPEDIERIEALGYKLEDFAVVDGEIIRLKNVDGHCVFYDPQTATCRIYSERPIGCRLYPLVYDGREVYVDKTCPTWNTVSRREIERLGPYVEKFVEDVKKTKLVIRLRKGL